One stretch of Burkholderia sp. NRF60-BP8 DNA includes these proteins:
- a CDS encoding four-helix bundle copper-binding protein: MTDRYDNCMAACDACAHACDTCAAACLAERDVHALAGCIALDIECAQLCRFASGAMARRSAFAPRICGLCAHACDLCAAECSRHAHEHCRRCALACEACAAMCRAMA, from the coding sequence ATGACGGATCGATACGACAACTGCATGGCCGCGTGCGACGCCTGCGCGCACGCGTGCGACACCTGTGCGGCCGCGTGCCTCGCGGAGCGCGACGTGCACGCGCTGGCCGGCTGCATCGCGCTCGACATCGAATGCGCGCAGCTGTGCCGCTTCGCGTCGGGCGCGATGGCGCGCCGCAGCGCGTTTGCCCCGCGCATCTGCGGGCTGTGCGCGCACGCGTGCGACCTGTGTGCGGCCGAGTGTTCGCGGCATGCGCACGAACATTGCCGCCGCTGCGCGCTCGCATGCGAGGCCTGCGCGGCGATGTGCCGCGCGATGGCCTGA
- a CDS encoding FAD-dependent oxidoreductase encodes MTGSDAASSPDLTQGIALDDLADGAMIEGHVGDAAVLLVRRADELFAVGAQCPHYGGPLAQGLLVGDTIRCPWHHAAFCLRTGEMERAPALDGLPCWRVERRDGRAVVLDARPAAVPAAPKAAGLPASVVIVGGGAAAIAAAVTLRQEGYPHSITLLSADADPPYDRPNLSKDYLAGTAQADWLPLRAPSFYAEQRIDVRCNTRVVRIDPAQRAVELADGGRVDYGALLLATGAEPNRLNVPGADLPHVCLLRSRADCDALIGKLETARRCVVVGASFIGLEAAAALRTRGLDVHVVAPDAHPMGRVLGDALGDTIKALHEAHGVVFHLGATPARIGPDSVTLSNGDVLPADVVVVGIGVHPNVGLAQDAGLAVERGVTVDRFLRTSAPDIYAAGDIARWPDPLTGERIRVEHWVVAERQGGIAARNMLGQQRPFDAAPFFWSQQYDLTIRYVGHAEQWDRVEIDGDLGAHDCSIGYWRGNTRLAVVTIGRDLDNLKAEAALERQMAAA; translated from the coding sequence ATGACTGGAAGCGATGCTGCGTCCTCACCCGATCTCACGCAAGGGATCGCCCTCGACGATCTCGCCGACGGCGCGATGATCGAGGGCCATGTCGGCGACGCGGCGGTGCTGCTCGTGCGCCGCGCCGACGAACTGTTCGCGGTGGGCGCGCAATGCCCGCACTACGGCGGCCCGCTGGCCCAGGGCCTGCTGGTCGGCGACACGATTCGCTGCCCGTGGCATCACGCGGCGTTCTGCCTGCGCACCGGCGAGATGGAGCGCGCGCCGGCGCTCGACGGGCTGCCGTGCTGGCGCGTCGAGCGGCGCGACGGCCGCGCCGTCGTACTCGATGCGCGGCCGGCCGCCGTACCGGCTGCGCCGAAGGCAGCCGGGCTGCCCGCGTCGGTCGTGATCGTCGGTGGCGGCGCCGCTGCGATCGCGGCCGCGGTGACGCTGCGGCAGGAAGGCTATCCGCATTCGATCACGCTGCTGAGCGCCGACGCCGATCCGCCGTACGACCGGCCGAACCTGTCGAAGGATTACCTCGCGGGCACCGCGCAGGCCGACTGGCTGCCGCTGCGTGCGCCGTCGTTCTATGCGGAGCAGCGGATCGACGTGCGCTGCAACACGCGGGTCGTGCGCATCGATCCCGCGCAGCGGGCGGTCGAGCTGGCCGACGGCGGCCGTGTCGACTACGGTGCGCTGCTGCTCGCCACCGGCGCCGAGCCGAACCGATTGAACGTGCCCGGCGCCGATCTGCCGCACGTTTGCCTGCTGCGCTCGCGCGCCGATTGCGATGCGCTGATCGGCAAGCTGGAAACGGCGCGCCGTTGCGTGGTGGTCGGCGCGAGCTTCATCGGGCTCGAAGCGGCCGCCGCGCTGCGCACGCGCGGGCTCGACGTGCACGTCGTCGCGCCGGATGCGCATCCGATGGGCCGCGTGCTCGGCGATGCGCTCGGCGACACGATCAAGGCGCTGCACGAGGCGCACGGCGTCGTGTTTCATCTCGGCGCGACGCCCGCGCGGATCGGGCCGGACAGCGTGACGCTGTCGAACGGCGACGTGCTGCCGGCCGACGTCGTCGTGGTCGGCATCGGCGTGCATCCGAACGTCGGGCTCGCGCAGGACGCGGGGCTCGCCGTCGAACGCGGCGTGACGGTCGACCGCTTCCTTCGGACGAGCGCGCCCGACATCTACGCGGCCGGCGACATCGCGCGCTGGCCCGATCCGTTGACGGGCGAGCGGATTCGCGTCGAGCACTGGGTCGTCGCCGAGCGGCAGGGCGGCATCGCCGCGCGCAACATGCTCGGCCAGCAGCGGCCGTTCGACGCGGCGCCGTTTTTCTGGAGTCAGCAGTACGACCTGACGATCCGCTATGTCGGCCATGCGGAGCAATGGGATCGCGTGGAGATCGACGGCGACCTCGGCGCGCACGATTGCTCGATCGGTTACTGGCGCGGCAACACGCGGCTCGCGGTCGTGACGATCGGCCGCGATCTCGACAACCTGAAGGCCGAAGCGGCCCTCGAGCGGCAGATGGCCGCCGCGTGA
- a CDS encoding zinc-dependent alcohol dehydrogenase, translating to MKAVVFHGIGDIRIDTVPDPEVSEATDAVVRLTASAICGTDLHMVRGTLGGMKPGTILGHEGVGIVEAVGRDVRNLRRGDRVLIPSTIACGSCAYCRAGYTAQCDAANPGGPRAGTAFFGGPADTGPFDGLQAEYARTPLAHASLIRLPDAIDDDRAILMSDIFPTGYFGAQLAEVKPGDTVAVFGAGPVGQFAIASAKLMGAGRVIAIDRIASRLEMACAQGAEIVDFSEDDPVDTVLRLTGGIGVDRVIDAVGVDAMRATHGPAAADREAARAFDAEVDAIAPHRKPDGRNWVPGDGPSQVLQWAVRAAAKAGTVAVIGVYPPTARVFPIGEAMNRNLTIKMGNCNHRTVTPPLVELVRSGAFDPLSVLTRCEPLTNAIDAYRAFDVREPGWMKVKLAP from the coding sequence ATGAAAGCAGTCGTATTTCACGGCATCGGCGACATTCGCATCGACACGGTGCCCGATCCGGAAGTCTCCGAGGCGACCGACGCGGTCGTGCGCCTGACCGCCAGCGCGATCTGCGGCACCGATCTGCACATGGTGCGCGGCACGCTCGGCGGCATGAAGCCGGGCACGATTCTCGGCCACGAAGGCGTCGGCATCGTCGAGGCGGTCGGGCGCGACGTGCGCAACCTGCGGCGCGGCGATCGCGTGCTGATTCCGTCGACGATCGCGTGCGGCAGTTGCGCCTACTGTCGCGCGGGCTACACCGCGCAATGCGACGCCGCGAACCCGGGCGGGCCGCGGGCAGGCACCGCGTTCTTCGGCGGGCCGGCCGATACGGGCCCGTTCGACGGGCTGCAGGCCGAATACGCGCGCACGCCGCTTGCGCACGCGAGCCTGATCCGGCTGCCCGACGCGATCGACGACGATCGCGCGATCCTGATGTCGGACATTTTCCCGACCGGCTATTTCGGCGCGCAGCTCGCGGAAGTGAAACCGGGCGACACGGTCGCCGTGTTCGGCGCGGGGCCGGTCGGCCAGTTCGCGATCGCGAGCGCGAAGCTGATGGGCGCCGGGCGCGTGATCGCGATCGACCGCATTGCGTCGCGGCTCGAGATGGCGTGCGCGCAGGGCGCCGAGATCGTCGATTTTTCCGAGGACGATCCGGTCGATACGGTGCTGCGGCTGACGGGCGGGATCGGCGTCGACCGCGTGATCGACGCGGTGGGCGTCGACGCGATGCGCGCGACGCACGGGCCGGCGGCGGCCGATCGCGAGGCTGCGCGCGCGTTCGATGCGGAAGTCGACGCGATCGCGCCGCACCGCAAGCCGGACGGCCGCAACTGGGTGCCGGGCGACGGGCCGTCGCAGGTGCTGCAATGGGCGGTGCGCGCGGCCGCGAAGGCCGGCACGGTCGCGGTGATCGGCGTGTATCCGCCGACGGCTCGCGTGTTTCCGATCGGCGAGGCGATGAACCGCAACCTGACGATCAAGATGGGCAACTGCAATCACCGGACGGTGACGCCGCCGCTCGTCGAGCTCGTGCGCAGCGGTGCGTTCGACCCGCTGTCGGTGCTCACGCGCTGCGAGCCGCTGACGAACGCGATCGACGCGTATCGCGCGTTCGACGTGCGCGAACCGGGCTGGATGAAGGTGAAGCTGGCGCCGTGA
- a CDS encoding DUF6566 family protein gives MQATDTFMDHEIRVDATLNANGAWVAQVRIFRDGAPVDLPAPELVTPEWLTCDEALRGGIDQGRVMIRTRDR, from the coding sequence ATGCAAGCCACCGACACTTTCATGGATCACGAAATTCGCGTCGACGCGACGCTCAACGCGAACGGCGCGTGGGTCGCGCAGGTGCGGATCTTCCGCGACGGCGCGCCGGTCGATCTGCCCGCGCCCGAACTCGTCACGCCCGAATGGCTCACGTGCGACGAAGCACTGCGCGGCGGCATCGACCAGGGGCGCGTGATGATCAGGACACGCGACCGGTAA
- a CDS encoding PAS domain-containing hybrid sensor histidine kinase/response regulator translates to MTNDDADLHPPLPPGSHDARDLLHRFAEFRFQTVVEAITDYAVFMLDPQGNVATWNAGAQRIKGYRAAEIVGRHFSQFYPSDAIAAGRPAHGLALAAAHGHFADEGWRVRKDGTQFWASVTITPVRDATHQLCGFIKITRDMTERKRLEELEASTHRLSVFIAMLAHELRNHLAPLRNSVGVLQTLPDPAPELARCRDAVHRQVGQLTRLVDDLLDVGRITAGKVELDDRPVTVRDIVCRGVESIQPKLAARGQWIRVDLPDDSVVLHGDDARLVQVLHNLLDNASKFSPHGGRIDVGARIDGSSVAIDVVDHGVGIAPGALETIFDLFQQEGASGRSPSGGFGLGLAICRSFVELHGGRIVAASDGPGHGATFTVWLPIVQTARNERNERAEPRTPAAPAQPAAVPLRVVIVDDNRDSADTLAVLLQLKGHAPRVAYNAADALALARDYAPQLMLLDLTMPDVDGFALLEELRAIDALRDTICVALSGHARASDLARTERAGFDDHLVKPVEMAVLDALLQRVARDVQGTP, encoded by the coding sequence ATGACGAACGACGACGCCGATCTTCACCCGCCTCTGCCGCCTGGCTCGCACGACGCGCGGGACCTGTTGCACCGCTTCGCCGAATTCCGGTTCCAGACCGTGGTGGAGGCGATCACCGATTACGCGGTGTTCATGCTCGACCCGCAGGGCAACGTCGCGACCTGGAACGCCGGCGCGCAGCGCATCAAGGGTTACCGCGCCGCCGAGATCGTCGGCCGGCACTTCTCGCAGTTCTATCCGTCCGACGCGATCGCGGCCGGCCGGCCGGCGCACGGGCTCGCGCTGGCCGCCGCGCACGGCCACTTCGCGGACGAAGGGTGGCGCGTGCGCAAGGACGGCACGCAGTTCTGGGCGAGCGTGACGATCACGCCGGTGCGCGACGCGACGCACCAGCTGTGCGGCTTCATCAAGATCACGCGCGACATGACCGAGCGCAAGCGGCTCGAGGAACTCGAAGCATCGACGCACCGGCTCAGCGTGTTCATCGCGATGCTCGCGCACGAGCTGCGCAATCATCTCGCGCCGCTGCGCAATTCGGTCGGCGTACTGCAGACCCTGCCCGATCCTGCACCCGAGCTCGCGCGATGCCGCGACGCCGTGCACCGTCAGGTCGGGCAACTGACGCGGCTCGTCGACGATCTGCTCGACGTCGGGCGCATCACGGCCGGCAAGGTCGAACTCGACGATCGCCCCGTCACCGTGCGCGACATCGTGTGCCGCGGCGTCGAGAGCATCCAGCCGAAACTGGCCGCGCGCGGGCAGTGGATCCGTGTCGACCTGCCCGACGATTCCGTGGTGCTGCACGGCGACGACGCACGGCTCGTCCAGGTGCTGCACAACCTGCTCGACAACGCATCGAAATTCTCGCCGCACGGCGGCCGGATCGACGTCGGCGCGCGTATCGACGGATCGTCGGTGGCGATCGACGTCGTCGATCACGGCGTGGGCATCGCACCCGGCGCGCTCGAAACGATCTTCGACCTGTTCCAGCAGGAAGGTGCGTCGGGCCGCTCTCCGTCCGGCGGGTTCGGGCTCGGTCTCGCGATCTGCCGGTCGTTCGTCGAGCTGCACGGCGGGCGAATCGTCGCGGCAAGCGACGGGCCCGGCCACGGCGCGACGTTTACGGTCTGGCTGCCGATCGTGCAAACGGCGCGCAACGAACGCAACGAGCGCGCCGAACCGCGCACGCCCGCCGCGCCCGCTCAGCCGGCCGCCGTGCCGCTGCGCGTCGTCATCGTCGACGACAACCGCGACTCGGCCGACACGCTCGCGGTGCTGCTGCAACTGAAAGGCCATGCACCGCGCGTCGCGTACAACGCGGCCGACGCGCTGGCCCTCGCACGCGACTATGCGCCGCAGTTGATGCTGCTCGACCTGACGATGCCGGACGTCGACGGCTTCGCGTTGCTGGAGGAACTGCGCGCGATCGATGCGCTGCGCGACACGATCTGTGTCGCGCTGTCCGGCCATGCACGCGCGTCGGATCTCGCGCGCACCGAACGCGCGGGCTTCGACGACCATCTCGTGAAGCCCGTCGAGATGGCCGTGCTCGATGCGTTGCTTCAGCGCGTCGCGCGCGACGTTCAGGGCACGCCGTAA